From the Marinomonas sp. THO17 genome, one window contains:
- a CDS encoding flagellar basal body L-ring protein FlgH, with the protein MMKIKLFLLALLSSCLTGCLTWDIDQQAVANAAAAGAVGAVAEAVAEAVADNNEADEEEEDAEEPRKGFVPDPNDPLNGPEIVTAIEQDDPYYTPIYPNDMTSAQAPTGGIYQTSMGDVFFGDQKASKVGDILTINLNETTTSTKANAASVSKSSSATIENPTVLGQELRMDTSLPQQGTDFSGNASANQNNSLSGTITVTVYKTYSNGLLAVRGEKWLRLNQGDEYIRFSGLVRKQDISPNNTVESQRVADARITYSGTGEVAAGSEQGWVSRLLNSRDMPN; encoded by the coding sequence TGAAGATTAAACTTTTTCTATTGGCTTTACTCAGCTCTTGTCTTACCGGTTGTTTGACTTGGGATATTGATCAGCAGGCGGTGGCGAATGCAGCGGCTGCTGGAGCTGTTGGGGCTGTGGCAGAGGCCGTGGCTGAAGCTGTTGCAGATAATAATGAAGCTGATGAAGAAGAGGAAGACGCTGAAGAGCCGAGAAAGGGGTTTGTGCCGGATCCTAATGATCCGCTGAATGGTCCAGAAATAGTGACAGCTATTGAACAAGATGATCCGTATTACACACCAATTTACCCGAATGATATGACATCGGCGCAAGCACCAACGGGTGGCATTTATCAGACGTCTATGGGGGATGTTTTCTTTGGTGATCAAAAGGCCAGTAAAGTCGGCGATATATTGACGATCAACCTAAATGAAACCACGACTTCCACAAAAGCGAATGCGGCGTCTGTGTCTAAATCCTCTTCTGCGACCATTGAGAACCCAACGGTGCTTGGTCAGGAATTAAGAATGGATACTAGCTTGCCACAACAAGGGACAGATTTTTCCGGAAACGCGTCAGCAAACCAGAATAATAGTTTAAGTGGTACTATTACGGTAACGGTATATAAGACCTATTCAAATGGTTTGCTGGCAGTACGTGGCGAGAAGTGGTTACGCTTGAATCAGGGTGATGAGTATATTCGCTTTTCAGGGCTAGTACGTAAACAAGATATTTCGCCTAATAATACTGTTGAGTCACAACGTGTTGCGGATGCGAGAATCACATACTCAGGTACGGGTGAAGTGGCTGCTGGTAGTGAACAAGGTTGGGTAAGTCGTTTATTAAACTCAAGAGATATGCCTAATTAG
- the flgK gene encoding flagellar hook-associated protein FlgK, with amino-acid sequence MSSNLYSVGLSGLMSSNARINTTGQNTTNVDTEGYSRQRTDTVSSPVGGVVIRDTSRLVDNFVSQQVRTDTSKHSYYDAYLSMISTSDSLLAEDSISLNTYLNNAFDALQTANNDPTSASLRALTYSSLENLVQQYKVLSSIVSDQEGLIDEQLGSSLDDLNAITSEISNLNKAILKNESFSISPANELRDQQEVLAKKLSEYLDVKIQYNDDGLMSVQLANGQPLVMDKNTTELVVRPNALDPKKVDLMVNFGDYEVGLKTENLGGSLGGLIDYRSEFSTYSDRTLGQHAISMADAMNTQNKKGVDANGQLGQNLFTLGEIKVFSSIDNLDKAENISVKVADGQSSKVSMDTFELTRTDDDYFVIKTIDMNGKYIGQPITLDLDNLPKDSNGYFNIAELGLDLRLSDIDDIDYDDIFRFTPTEGAALNLSMFAKNGEALALGAPLAVNTSSNNLSDARISLSTVTNTNPNSSAFASDGSLYPSAPHQIYFTSPSSYVVRDASGVEIASVKNVTQYTRLLEQAGLAEEAGFDVSVSSKPKRGDEFTISTENLGVSDNFNGLALAALQTKDIVAGKATLMKAFSGYISYVGSKTAEVEGHADATRIVMEESVARRDRLSAVSLDEEAVNLLKYQQSYSASAQVVTAARTTFETLLGIMR; translated from the coding sequence ATGAGCTCAAATTTATATTCCGTTGGTTTGTCTGGGCTCATGTCCAGCAATGCTCGTATTAATACTACGGGACAAAACACGACCAATGTGGATACGGAAGGTTACAGTCGTCAAAGAACCGACACGGTGAGCTCACCTGTGGGCGGCGTTGTAATCCGAGATACCTCTCGTCTAGTTGATAATTTTGTTAGCCAACAAGTTCGTACAGATACTTCTAAGCATTCATACTATGATGCTTATTTGTCGATGATTTCCACTTCAGATAGTTTATTGGCTGAAGACAGTATTTCTTTGAATACCTATCTTAATAATGCTTTTGATGCTTTGCAGACGGCAAATAATGACCCAACGTCTGCTTCTCTAAGGGCATTAACTTATTCCAGTTTAGAGAATTTGGTACAGCAATATAAGGTGTTGTCCAGTATTGTCAGTGATCAGGAAGGCTTGATTGATGAGCAGTTAGGCTCTTCTCTTGACGATCTAAATGCCATTACATCAGAAATATCAAATTTGAATAAGGCCATCTTAAAAAACGAAAGCTTTTCTATTTCTCCTGCGAATGAATTACGAGATCAGCAAGAAGTATTAGCTAAAAAATTATCCGAGTATTTAGATGTTAAAATCCAATACAATGATGATGGCTTGATGTCGGTTCAGCTGGCGAATGGACAGCCCCTAGTAATGGATAAAAATACCACGGAATTAGTCGTTCGTCCTAATGCTCTTGATCCCAAAAAAGTCGATTTGATGGTTAACTTTGGGGATTATGAAGTCGGATTAAAGACGGAAAACTTAGGAGGTAGCCTTGGCGGTTTGATCGACTACCGTTCTGAATTTAGTACATACTCTGACAGAACATTAGGCCAACACGCAATTTCAATGGCAGATGCCATGAATACGCAAAACAAAAAGGGTGTTGATGCGAATGGACAGCTTGGCCAAAACCTATTTACTTTAGGTGAAATTAAGGTTTTTTCTTCAATAGATAACCTTGATAAGGCAGAAAATATTTCGGTCAAGGTTGCCGATGGGCAATCCAGTAAAGTGTCCATGGACACTTTTGAGTTGACTCGAACAGATGATGATTACTTTGTTATCAAAACAATCGACATGAATGGTAAATATATTGGTCAGCCTATTACATTAGACTTAGACAATTTACCTAAAGACAGTAACGGCTATTTTAACATTGCCGAACTTGGTCTGGATTTGCGTTTATCAGACATTGATGACATTGATTATGATGACATATTCCGTTTTACGCCAACTGAAGGGGCTGCTTTAAACTTAAGCATGTTCGCTAAGAATGGTGAGGCATTGGCGTTGGGAGCACCTTTAGCAGTAAATACAAGCTCAAATAATTTATCTGATGCTCGAATTTCGCTTAGCACAGTCACCAATACAAACCCAAATTCTTCAGCTTTTGCCTCTGATGGAAGTCTCTACCCGAGTGCTCCCCATCAAATTTATTTCACTTCACCAAGTTCTTATGTGGTTAGAGACGCGTCTGGTGTTGAGATTGCCTCGGTGAAAAATGTCACTCAGTATACCAGATTGCTTGAGCAGGCTGGTTTAGCAGAGGAGGCCGGTTTTGATGTATCCGTTTCTTCGAAACCAAAACGTGGGGACGAATTCACCATATCTACCGAGAATTTGGGGGTATCGGATAACTTTAATGGTCTGGCTCTTGCGGCCTTACAAACTAAAGATATCGTTGCTGGTAAAGCGACGCTCATGAAAGCATTTTCAGGTTATATCTCTTACGTTGGGAGTAAGACTGCGGAAGTAGAGGGACATGCTGATGCCACTCGAATCGTTATGGAGGAAAGTGTTGCGCGTCGCGATAGACTTTCAGCGGTGAGTTTGGATGAAGAGGCTGTTAATTTATTAAAATATCAGCAGTCTTATTCAGCGTCTGCGCAAGTAGTAACAGCCGCTCGAACAACGTTTGAAACCTTGCTTGGTATTATGAGGTAA
- the flgJ gene encoding flagellar assembly peptidoglycan hydrolase FlgJ yields MINSVPPKQDFFADFSSLTDLKTKAKKDPDAALQEVAQQFESIFINMLLKNMRSTNEAIGDGLFSSAQTKQYQDLMDSQMAQSMAKSGGIGLADALVRQYQTQQQNRISQPEASGLDDTEFLNQVAKQDMIRIQALAKQASSEFIEAIQQEGDVTESQQLSKPSALSVVFRSPQEFVDTLWPYAQQAAEKLGVNPKAILAQAALETGWGKYPIAKEDGTASFNLFGIKADNRWSGDRAVVSTLEFRDGVAQREKAAFRAYDSFSHSFNDYADFLTSSERYKDALGAGDDASKFAASLQSGGYATDPQYAQKIDNILSSQWFERL; encoded by the coding sequence ATGATCAATTCAGTACCACCCAAGCAAGACTTCTTTGCTGACTTTTCCTCTTTGACGGATTTAAAAACCAAAGCTAAGAAGGATCCAGATGCTGCGTTGCAAGAGGTTGCCCAGCAGTTCGAGTCGATTTTTATTAATATGTTATTGAAGAATATGCGCAGCACTAATGAGGCAATTGGTGATGGCTTATTTTCAAGTGCGCAGACCAAACAATATCAGGACCTGATGGACTCTCAGATGGCACAAAGTATGGCCAAATCAGGAGGCATAGGTTTGGCAGATGCCCTAGTGCGTCAATACCAGACGCAGCAACAGAATCGTATCAGTCAGCCTGAGGCATCGGGTCTTGATGATACAGAATTTCTTAATCAAGTTGCCAAGCAAGATATGATTCGCATTCAGGCGCTTGCAAAACAAGCTTCTTCTGAGTTTATTGAAGCCATTCAGCAAGAAGGCGACGTCACAGAAAGTCAGCAGCTGAGTAAGCCTTCTGCTTTATCTGTGGTGTTTCGTTCCCCGCAAGAGTTTGTGGATACCTTGTGGCCTTATGCACAACAAGCAGCTGAAAAGCTTGGCGTCAATCCTAAGGCGATTCTTGCACAAGCCGCTTTGGAGACGGGCTGGGGGAAATATCCAATCGCTAAAGAGGATGGTACGGCAAGTTTTAATTTGTTTGGTATAAAAGCGGATAATCGTTGGTCTGGTGATCGTGCTGTGGTGAGTACTTTGGAATTTCGTGATGGGGTTGCGCAGCGTGAGAAAGCAGCCTTTCGAGCGTACGATTCTTTTTCTCATAGCTTCAATGATTATGCTGATTTCTTGACTTCCAGTGAGCGGTATAAAGATGCCTTAGGTGCTGGAGACGACGCGTCAAAGTTTGCCGCTTCCCTGCAATCTGGTGGTTATGCTACCGACCCTCAATATGCTCAAAAGATAGATAACATCTTGTCTAGTCAATGGTTTGAGCGTCTTTAG
- a CDS encoding flagellar basal body P-ring protein FlgI, with the protein MKRIVLLIMCLWVVSVQAERLKDIASVQGVRDNQLFGYGLVIGLNGTGDSTPFTNQSFASMLSRFGVTLPEGVSATSQNVAAVSLTATLPAFAKPGQKIDVTASSIGNASALSGGTLLLSTLKGADGAVYAIAQGNVVVGGLGANGADGSRISGNVPTVGRIPNGASVERIVPSSFNRGDTLTFNLNRPDFTTAKHVSDKINDLLGAGVATTLDATSIRVSAPRDPSQRVTFLSILENLEVDVAEERARIVVNSRTGTIIIGQHVKVSPAAITHGSLTVTITEVPPQVGQDGTVTGGETIVSPRAGIDIAEDSGHMFMFDPGASLNDIVRAVNQVGAAPGDVMAILEGLKQAGAINADLVVI; encoded by the coding sequence ATGAAACGTATTGTATTGTTGATCATGTGCCTTTGGGTGGTTTCTGTTCAGGCCGAACGCTTAAAAGACATTGCTAGTGTGCAAGGGGTGCGCGATAACCAGTTATTTGGTTACGGACTGGTGATTGGTTTAAATGGTACGGGTGACAGTACACCATTCACCAATCAAAGCTTTGCGAGTATGTTGTCTCGTTTTGGCGTTACCTTACCTGAAGGGGTGAGCGCTACTTCACAGAATGTGGCTGCGGTTTCCCTTACCGCAACCTTACCAGCCTTCGCTAAACCGGGTCAGAAAATTGATGTGACAGCTTCGTCTATCGGTAATGCCAGTGCGTTAAGTGGCGGAACTTTGTTGTTGTCCACATTAAAAGGAGCAGATGGTGCTGTGTATGCCATCGCTCAAGGCAATGTGGTCGTAGGCGGTTTGGGGGCTAACGGTGCTGATGGTTCTCGTATTTCAGGTAATGTGCCTACTGTTGGGAGAATTCCTAATGGGGCGAGTGTGGAGCGTATAGTGCCCAGTAGTTTTAACCGTGGAGATACTCTGACATTTAATTTGAATCGTCCCGATTTTACTACCGCCAAACATGTTTCTGACAAGATTAACGATTTGCTGGGGGCCGGTGTGGCAACGACTCTTGATGCGACTTCGATCCGAGTATCCGCGCCAAGAGATCCTAGCCAGCGAGTAACCTTTTTGTCGATATTGGAAAACTTGGAAGTGGATGTGGCCGAAGAGCGTGCTCGTATTGTGGTGAATTCACGAACCGGTACCATTATTATTGGTCAGCATGTTAAGGTCTCACCTGCCGCTATTACTCATGGTAGCCTTACTGTCACCATCACAGAAGTACCGCCACAAGTCGGGCAAGATGGTACGGTGACGGGCGGAGAAACCATTGTTTCTCCTCGAGCTGGAATTGATATTGCCGAGGACAGTGGGCATATGTTTATGTTTGATCCCGGCGCGTCGTTGAATGATATTGTTCGTGCCGTCAATCAAGTGGGTGCGGCTCCGGGAGATGTCATGGCGATCTTGGAAGGATTGAAGCAAGCAGGTGCGATTAACGCTGATCTGGTGGTGATTTAA